A section of the Cervus canadensis isolate Bull #8, Minnesota chromosome 8, ASM1932006v1, whole genome shotgun sequence genome encodes:
- the PPP1R3C gene encoding protein phosphatase 1 regulatory subunit 3C, with product MSCTRMIQVLDPRPLTSSVMPVDVAVRLCLAHSPPLKSFLSPYDDFQRRNFVNKLKPLKPCLNIKQEARAQDDWKPSHNQAKKRVVFADSKGLSLTAIHVFSDLPEEPVWDLQFDLLDLNDISSGLKLHEEKNLILDFPQPSADYLSFRNHFQKNSVCLENCSLQERTVTGTVKVKNMSFEKKVQIRITFDSWQSYNDVDCAYMKNVYGGSESDTFSFAIDLPSVIPTKEKIEFCIAYHANGQVFWDNNEGQNYRIIHAQWKPDGVQTQMASQDCAFHQAPPPKAELESTVFGSPRLASGLFPEWQSWGRMENLASYR from the coding sequence AATGATCCAGGTCTTAGATCCACGGCCTCTGACAAGTTCCGTCATGCCCGTGGATGTCGCTGTGAGGCTCTGCTTGGCTCATTCCCCACCTCTGAAGAGCTTCCTGAGCCCTTATGATGACTTCCAACGAAGAAATTTTGTGAACAAATTAAAGCCCCTGAAGCCGTGTCTCAACATAAAGCAGGAAGCCAGAGCACAGGATGACTGGAAGCCTTCACACAACCAAGCCAAGAAGCGGGTGGTGTTTGCGGACTCTAAGGGCCTCTCCCTCACCGCCATCCACGTCTTCTCAGACCTTCCAGAGGAGCCCGTGTGGGATCTCCAGTTTGACCTGTTGGACCTGAATGATATCTCCTCAGGCTTAAAGCTCCATGAGGAGAAGAACCTGATTCTGGATTTCCCTCAGCCTTCAGCTGACTACTTAAGTTTTCGGAACCACTTCCAGAAGAACTCTGTCTGCCTGGAGAACTGCTCTTTGCAGGAGCGAACAGTGACGGGGACTGTGAAGGTGAAGAACATGAGCTTTGAGAAGAAGGTTCAGATCCGGATCACTTTTGACTCCTGGCAGAGCTACAACGATGTGGACTGTGCCTACATGAAAAATGTGTACGGTGGCTCGGAGAGTGACACCTTCTCGTTTGCCATTGACCTGCCCTCCGTCATCCCCACGAAGGAGAAAATTGAGTTCTGTATCGCCTACCATGCTAATGGGCAGGTCTTCTGGGACAACAACGAGGGTCAGAATTACAGAATCATCCATGCACAGTGGAAGCCTGACGGGGTGCAGACGCAGATGGCATCCCAGGACTGTGCCTTCCACCAGGCGCCACCCCCCAAGGCCGAGCTGGAGTCGACCGTCTTTGGCAGCCCAAGGCTGGCCAGTGGGCTCTTCCCAgaatggcagagctgggggagGATGGAGAACTTGGCCTCTTACCGATGA